A part of Lacibacter sp. H407 genomic DNA contains:
- a CDS encoding RNA polymerase sigma factor produces the protein MTQPDDKELLLQFHEPATKERAYTRIIKKYQEKLYWHIRRMVVEHEDANDVLQNMFIKVWNGLENFREDAQLYTWLYRIATNESLTFLEQRKKRTAISMDQVETGLSNSIKADKHFDANRLEWKLQLAIQQLPEKQRAVFNLRYYDEMPYEQMSRVLETSEGALKASYHHAVKKIEDYILNR, from the coding sequence ATGACGCAACCAGACGACAAGGAATTACTGCTGCAATTCCATGAGCCGGCTACTAAAGAGCGGGCTTATACCCGTATCATCAAGAAATATCAGGAAAAATTATACTGGCATATCCGCCGCATGGTGGTGGAGCACGAAGATGCCAACGATGTGCTGCAAAACATGTTCATCAAAGTATGGAACGGGCTGGAAAACTTCCGGGAAGATGCCCAGCTTTATACCTGGCTGTACCGTATTGCCACCAACGAAAGCCTCACCTTTCTGGAACAACGGAAAAAACGGACAGCCATCTCGATGGACCAGGTTGAAACCGGACTTAGCAACTCCATTAAGGCCGATAAACATTTTGATGCCAACCGGCTGGAATGGAAATTACAGTTGGCCATCCAGCAACTGCCTGAAAAACAGCGTGCTGTGTTCAATCTGCGGTATTACGATGAAATGCCGTACGAGCAAATGAGCCGTGTGCTGGAAACCAGCGAAGGAGCGCTCAAAGCAAGCTATCACCATGCCGTGAAAAAAATAGAGGATTATATCCTCAACCGTTAA
- a CDS encoding MBL fold metallo-hydrolase, with amino-acid sequence MKIIPLSEGSFTVDGSKKFVPFDPERDNIKDRPVGSLLVEVQPFVVITEKDILLLDTGLGFTMPDGTLQIHHNLMQAGINPMEVTKVLMSHLHKDHAGGVSKEDAVLQQQFLSFPNATYIVNQQELEIAVSKLSKSYAIDDVSLLAESDKVQLIESSGVIDEYIHYEWTGGHSPWHQAFWIKENDETVFFGGDVAPQLFQMKTKFVTKYDFDGKLAADLRVKWWEQGQKENWKFLFYHDLKTPVFSF; translated from the coding sequence ATGAAAATAATTCCACTTTCTGAAGGTAGTTTTACAGTAGATGGTTCTAAAAAATTTGTTCCCTTTGATCCCGAACGTGATAATATCAAAGACCGACCTGTAGGTAGTTTGTTGGTAGAAGTACAACCCTTTGTGGTGATCACTGAAAAAGATATTTTATTACTTGACACTGGTCTTGGTTTTACAATGCCCGATGGTACGTTGCAGATCCATCACAATCTGATGCAGGCCGGCATTAATCCCATGGAAGTAACAAAAGTATTGATGAGTCATTTGCATAAAGATCATGCAGGTGGTGTAAGCAAAGAAGATGCTGTATTGCAACAACAGTTTTTAAGTTTTCCCAATGCAACTTATATCGTCAATCAACAGGAACTGGAAATTGCAGTAAGCAAACTCTCGAAGTCGTATGCAATTGATGATGTGAGTTTATTAGCTGAATCAGATAAAGTACAATTGATCGAAAGCTCCGGTGTAATTGATGAGTACATCCATTATGAATGGACAGGCGGACATAGCCCATGGCACCAGGCATTCTGGATCAAAGAAAATGACGAGACGGTTTTCTTTGGTGGTGATGTGGCACCGCAGTTATTCCAAATGAAAACGAAGTTTGTAACCAAGTACGATTTTGATGGAAAGCTTGCTGCTGATCTTCGTGTAAAATGGTGGGAGCAGGGTCAAAAAGAGAACTGGAAATTTTTATTTTATCATGATCTTAAAACTCCGGTATTCAGCTTTTGA
- the galE gene encoding UDP-glucose 4-epimerase GalE: MNKILVTGGCGYIGAHTIVDLVENGYEVVCVDNNSRSNMKLLDGAEKILGQKVKNYKVDLCNYDETYAVLQENPDITGVIHFAAYKAVGESVERPLMYFENNLLSLINLLKCVQEFQIPHFVFSSSCTVYGNPDVVPVTEETPPKPAESPYGYTKQMGEQIVSETVKNISTNAILLRYFNPAGAHPSGIIGELPVGRPQNLVPAITQTGIGKLPQMVVYGNDYDTRDGSCVRDFIHVCDLAHAHTLALDYLVQKKNISRCEVFNLGTGNGVTVLEAIQTFEKVSGEKLNYKIGPRRAGDVVATYANNDKAKTLLGWDPKFSLDDMMSTAWQWELNVKRDEGLFNSQNSVLN, translated from the coding sequence ATGAATAAGATATTAGTTACAGGCGGATGCGGATACATTGGAGCACATACCATTGTTGACCTGGTTGAAAACGGATACGAAGTGGTATGTGTTGATAATAATTCACGATCAAACATGAAACTGCTGGATGGTGCAGAAAAAATCCTGGGCCAAAAAGTAAAGAATTACAAAGTAGATCTCTGCAATTATGATGAAACCTATGCGGTGTTGCAGGAGAATCCTGATATTACCGGTGTTATTCATTTTGCAGCCTACAAAGCAGTTGGTGAAAGTGTAGAACGTCCGTTGATGTATTTTGAAAACAATCTTTTATCACTCATCAACCTGCTGAAATGTGTGCAGGAATTTCAGATTCCTCATTTTGTATTTTCATCTTCCTGTACAGTTTATGGTAATCCTGATGTGGTACCTGTTACTGAAGAAACGCCACCGAAGCCGGCCGAAAGTCCATACGGTTATACCAAACAAATGGGTGAGCAGATCGTAAGCGAAACCGTAAAAAATATTTCTACCAACGCTATTCTGCTTCGTTACTTCAACCCGGCGGGTGCACACCCAAGTGGCATTATTGGTGAATTGCCCGTTGGTCGTCCGCAAAATTTGGTACCGGCTATTACACAAACCGGCATTGGCAAATTGCCGCAAATGGTGGTGTATGGCAATGATTACGATACAAGAGATGGTTCCTGTGTGCGTGATTTTATTCATGTGTGCGATCTGGCGCATGCACATACATTGGCCCTTGATTACCTCGTACAGAAAAAGAACATCAGCCGCTGCGAAGTATTTAACCTCGGCACCGGTAATGGCGTAACGGTGCTGGAAGCCATTCAAACGTTTGAAAAAGTAAGTGGCGAAAAACTCAATTACAAGATCGGTCCACGCCGTGCGGGTGATGTAGTGGCAACTTATGCGAATAACGATAAAGCAAAAACATTGCTCGGCTGGGATCCAAAGTTCAGCCTCGACGATATGATGTCTACCGCCTGGCAGTGGGAACTGAATGTAAAGCGGGACGAAGGCTTGTTCAACAGCCAGAACAGCGTACTGAATTAA
- a CDS encoding transketolase family protein, whose translation MALQDIQVSGNKDTRSGFGDGILEAARKNENVVALTADLAGSLKLQAFIKEFPERFIQVGIAEANMIGIAAGLTIGGKIPYTTTFANFSTGRVYDQIRQSVAYSDKNVKICASHAGLTLGEDGATHQILEDIGLMKMLPGMTVIVPCDYNQTKQATMAVAEHHGPVYLRFGRPVWPIFTKPEDDFIIGKAQKFSDGTDVTIFACGHMVWYAIQAGLQLQEKGISVEVINIHTIKPLDEEAVLASIKKTKCAVTAEEHNIIGGLGDSIAQVAAKHFPIPIEMVGTKDTFGESGKPMDLLKKYGLDVVDIVAAAEKVMSRK comes from the coding sequence ATGGCATTACAGGATATTCAGGTAAGTGGTAATAAAGATACCCGCAGCGGTTTTGGTGATGGTATTTTAGAAGCCGCCCGTAAAAACGAAAACGTAGTTGCATTAACAGCCGATCTCGCAGGTTCATTAAAACTGCAGGCCTTCATTAAAGAATTTCCGGAGCGTTTTATTCAGGTAGGTATTGCCGAAGCAAACATGATCGGTATTGCAGCCGGTTTAACCATTGGCGGTAAAATTCCTTACACAACGACGTTTGCCAACTTCAGTACGGGCCGTGTGTACGATCAGATCCGTCAGTCAGTTGCTTACAGTGATAAGAATGTAAAGATCTGTGCATCACATGCCGGTTTAACACTGGGCGAAGATGGTGCAACCCACCAGATCTTAGAAGATATTGGTTTGATGAAAATGTTGCCTGGAATGACCGTGATCGTTCCTTGCGATTACAATCAAACCAAACAGGCAACCATGGCTGTGGCTGAACACCATGGACCGGTTTACCTGCGTTTCGGTCGCCCCGTATGGCCCATCTTTACAAAGCCTGAAGATGATTTCATTATTGGCAAAGCACAAAAGTTCAGCGATGGTACCGATGTAACCATTTTTGCCTGCGGTCACATGGTTTGGTACGCTATTCAAGCCGGTTTGCAATTGCAGGAAAAAGGAATCTCTGTTGAAGTGATCAATATTCACACCATCAAACCTCTGGATGAAGAAGCCGTATTAGCTTCTATCAAAAAAACCAAATGTGCAGTAACTGCTGAAGAGCACAACATTATTGGTGGCTTGGGTGATAGTATTGCACAAGTTGCAGCCAAGCACTTCCCGATTCCAATCGAAATGGTGGGAACAAAAGATACATTTGGTGAAAGTGGCAAACCAATGGACCTATTGAAGAAGTATGGTTTAGATGTGGTAGATATTGTTGCCGCTGCCGAAAAAGTGATGAGCAGAAAATAA
- the rodA gene encoding rod shape-determining protein RodA — protein sequence MENQATIGKGVDTITVLLYYALVTVGFIAIFSVEFRDGDAFFQSLLELKKNYSKQVLFIGISSLVGVFILLTDSKFFTTIANLLYMAGILLMLLTFVIGKDISGSRSWIALGGGFNLQPAELCKVFTALALAKYLSRQETEFTTFRSHAIAFALTLGPALLSILQKETGLALVYFSFFLVMYREGLPAIYLIAGFSIVVLFVTAIVFSFPVYAIFMAAAVVIACYVLWRKIRRNYGLMVFIVLLAGACVGFKYFVDHIVFDKILKPYQAERVLSMFGKSYIPKDPARIAQFEKEREAGKKRDYNYNVKQSKIAIGSGGFLGKGFLKGVTTQGDFVPEQHTDFIFTAIAESFGFWGSALLLGLYFVLLFRIITLAERQRSTFSRVYAYSVAAILLFHVMINISMTIGLMPVIGITLPLLSYGGSSLVTFTILIFIMLRLDADRSMVLR from the coding sequence ATGGAAAATCAGGCCACCATAGGGAAAGGAGTAGATACGATCACCGTATTGTTATACTATGCATTGGTGACAGTTGGTTTCATTGCTATTTTTTCAGTAGAGTTCAGAGATGGGGATGCTTTTTTTCAATCCTTACTGGAGTTGAAAAAAAATTATTCAAAACAGGTACTCTTTATCGGCATCAGTTCATTGGTAGGCGTTTTTATTTTATTGACTGATAGTAAATTCTTTACCACCATCGCCAACCTGTTGTACATGGCTGGTATCTTGCTCATGTTACTCACGTTTGTAATTGGGAAAGATATCAGCGGATCAAGATCATGGATCGCATTGGGAGGTGGTTTCAATTTGCAACCGGCTGAGTTGTGTAAAGTATTTACTGCACTTGCATTGGCGAAATATTTAAGCCGGCAAGAAACTGAATTCACCACTTTCCGATCGCATGCAATTGCGTTTGCTTTAACGCTGGGTCCTGCATTGTTATCCATCTTGCAAAAAGAAACAGGATTGGCATTGGTATATTTTTCATTCTTTCTGGTGATGTACAGAGAAGGGTTACCGGCTATTTATCTCATTGCAGGCTTTTCAATTGTTGTATTGTTTGTTACGGCCATTGTGTTTTCGTTTCCTGTGTATGCCATTTTTATGGCAGCTGCGGTTGTAATTGCCTGTTATGTGTTGTGGCGAAAAATAAGACGCAATTATGGCTTGATGGTTTTTATTGTATTGCTGGCAGGCGCATGTGTGGGCTTTAAATATTTTGTTGACCATATTGTGTTTGATAAAATTCTGAAACCTTACCAGGCCGAACGTGTATTGAGCATGTTTGGTAAAAGTTATATTCCGAAGGATCCTGCACGGATCGCTCAATTTGAAAAAGAACGGGAAGCCGGAAAAAAACGTGATTATAACTACAATGTGAAGCAATCTAAAATTGCCATTGGTTCCGGTGGATTTTTAGGAAAAGGTTTTTTGAAAGGCGTAACCACTCAGGGTGATTTTGTACCGGAGCAACATACTGATTTCATTTTTACAGCTATCGCCGAGAGTTTCGGTTTTTGGGGCAGTGCTCTGCTGTTGGGCCTGTATTTTGTGCTCCTGTTCCGGATCATTACCCTGGCTGAGCGGCAACGAAGTACATTCTCCCGTGTGTATGCCTACAGCGTAGCCGCTATTCTGCTATTTCATGTAATGATCAACATCAGCATGACCATTGGTCTGATGCCCGTAATCGGGATTACACTACCTTTATTAAGCTATGGAGGGTCATCGTTGGTTACATTTACCATCCTGATCTTTATTATGCTGCGGCTGGATGCTGACCGAAGTATGGTGTTACGGTAA
- the mrdA gene encoding penicillin-binding protein 2, with protein MAEFNQSRQTTFRIIIGIVFAIILVRLMTLQLFTSKYSKLASDQAILRKIVYPSRGIIFDRKGKAILDNVTMYDLMVTPSQLKGVDTSALCRILNIDTAEFKKRVVTSIIKNSRNRPGVFEPLLSPEQYAKVNENLFKFQPAFFLQERPIRSYPYKAAAHLLGYIGEVDSSMLKRSNYFYQMGDFAGRSGLESYYEKILMGQRGIQYVLRDNFNRPIGPYENGEFDSAATAGRHLNTYIDIEVQELAERLMNGKVGSVVAIEPSTGGIIAMASGPSYDPNELTGGESRKNFSRLFLDPSSPLLNRGMQGVYPPGSTFKPLGALVALDEGLITPDYGYACFGRYGPCGRPACTHSNAGHAANLSLSIANSCNSYYAHMFRMAIDNPAYKDVEKGLLKWKEYMTGFGLGHRLGVDMPGEYAGFIPDTARYNRVFRKGGWSSCTIASLGIGQGEIQATPLQMANAMCLIANRGWYYTPHFVKNIDGETPEDTVLNKYRQKISPLHIPNDYYQAVIDGMEMVVTNGTARNAHIDGFAVCAKTGTVENYFRNVKQQNHSFFVAFAPKDNPRIAICVVVENAGYGSTWAAPIASLLMEKFLTDSIAGDKRKAEVERISNVTITPTRIKYELFKRDSIKRIKDSVIRMKQNRLRVDSTAIGMQQQQLPVVPAEKPQQNSQTEKMMAVLPSDRFVIKKFNYTFHS; from the coding sequence ATGGCCGAATTTAATCAGTCACGACAAACCACCTTCCGTATTATTATCGGTATTGTATTCGCCATTATTCTTGTACGATTAATGACGTTGCAGTTATTTACATCCAAGTATTCAAAATTGGCGAGTGATCAGGCCATCCTCCGCAAAATTGTTTATCCAAGCCGTGGTATTATTTTCGACCGGAAAGGCAAAGCCATTTTGGATAACGTAACCATGTATGATTTGATGGTTACACCTTCGCAACTGAAAGGCGTTGATACATCTGCATTATGCCGCATCTTAAATATTGATACAGCCGAATTCAAAAAGAGGGTTGTTACATCGATCATTAAAAATTCACGAAACCGTCCGGGAGTTTTTGAACCACTGCTTTCCCCTGAGCAATATGCAAAAGTGAATGAGAACCTGTTCAAGTTTCAACCTGCCTTCTTTTTGCAGGAACGACCTATCCGGAGTTATCCATACAAAGCTGCTGCACACCTGCTTGGTTATATTGGTGAAGTAGATTCATCCATGCTGAAACGATCTAACTATTTTTATCAGATGGGCGATTTTGCCGGTCGCAGCGGATTAGAAAGTTATTATGAAAAAATATTGATGGGACAGCGGGGTATACAATATGTACTGCGTGATAATTTCAACCGACCCATTGGTCCATACGAAAACGGCGAATTTGATTCAGCTGCAACAGCCGGTCGCCATCTTAATACCTATATCGACATTGAAGTACAGGAACTAGCTGAGCGATTAATGAATGGTAAAGTGGGCAGTGTAGTGGCGATAGAGCCAAGTACAGGTGGCATCATCGCCATGGCATCGGGCCCCAGTTATGATCCAAACGAATTAACAGGTGGTGAATCAAGAAAAAATTTCAGCCGTTTATTTTTAGATCCTTCCTCGCCATTACTGAATCGTGGAATGCAAGGTGTGTATCCTCCGGGTTCAACGTTCAAGCCATTGGGTGCATTGGTGGCGTTGGATGAGGGATTGATCACACCGGATTATGGATATGCCTGTTTTGGGCGTTATGGCCCATGCGGTCGGCCTGCCTGCACGCATTCAAATGCAGGGCATGCTGCAAACCTGAGTTTATCAATTGCCAACTCCTGCAACTCGTATTACGCACATATGTTTCGCATGGCCATTGATAACCCTGCGTATAAAGATGTAGAGAAAGGATTGTTGAAATGGAAAGAATATATGACCGGCTTCGGACTAGGTCATCGTCTTGGGGTTGATATGCCGGGTGAATATGCCGGGTTTATTCCGGACACTGCACGATACAATCGTGTTTTTCGAAAAGGTGGCTGGAGTTCCTGCACTATTGCATCGCTGGGTATTGGGCAAGGCGAAATTCAAGCTACCCCATTACAAATGGCCAACGCCATGTGCCTGATTGCTAACCGTGGCTGGTATTACACGCCACACTTTGTGAAAAATATTGACGGCGAAACGCCGGAAGATACGGTGTTGAATAAGTACCGTCAGAAAATTTCGCCTTTGCATATTCCCAATGATTACTACCAGGCAGTAATTGACGGAATGGAGATGGTGGTAACAAATGGTACGGCCCGTAATGCACACATCGACGGTTTTGCTGTGTGTGCAAAAACAGGAACTGTAGAAAATTATTTCAGAAATGTAAAGCAGCAGAACCACTCGTTCTTTGTGGCGTTTGCACCAAAAGATAATCCACGGATTGCTATTTGCGTGGTGGTGGAAAATGCAGGGTATGGTTCTACATGGGCTGCACCAATCGCTTCGTTGTTGATGGAAAAGTTTTTAACGGATTCCATTGCGGGCGATAAACGAAAAGCAGAAGTGGAACGCATCAGCAATGTAACCATCACACCAACACGTATTAAGTACGAGCTGTTCAAACGTGATTCGATCAAACGTATCAAAGATTCAGTGATACGTATGAAGCAAAATCGTTTGCGTGTTGATTCAACGGCAATTGGTATGCAACAGCAACAGCTTCCAGTAGTACCTGCAGAAAAGCCGCAACAAAATAGTCAAACAGAAAAAATGATGGCTGTTTTACCATCCGATCGGTTCGTCATTAAGAAATTCAATTACACGTTTCATAGTTAA